From Harpia harpyja isolate bHarHar1 chromosome 19, bHarHar1 primary haplotype, whole genome shotgun sequence, one genomic window encodes:
- the REXO4 gene encoding RNA exonuclease 4, which produces MARQSPAEPEAPGPSAAARGKGRRRRRRRRKVWRGGGETATGAGPKGPDMAAGAAPPRSPREFSSNWKALQEVLKQKAKNSSESISTCQTYTKKKHPLKAGKSQEVPAINGNRNVVKAKSTNKMDSGSAKDNPPLAKPKSKRVAMDTNLNGTKSDRKGCKEKKKNGNILKEKDDIKHKRRKAEEHVEQQPKEAEIWFDDVDPKDIEAAIGPEAAKIARRNLGLETGQSKQSVEQVLVKEKASEGLTRAVAMDCEMVGVGPKGEDSIVARVSIVNQFGKCVYDKYVKPTEEVTDYRTAVSGIRPENINTGEDFKTVQKEVADILNGRILVGHALRNDLKVLFLDHPQKKIRDTQRYKPFRQRVKNARPSLKLLCERLLNVQVQTSEHCSIQDAQAAMRLYTLEKKKWEAAVKNKSNNKNCKT; this is translated from the exons ATGGCGAGGCAGAGCCCCGCGGAGCCCGAGGCGCCGGGGCCGAGCGCCGCGGCCCGcgggaagggcaggaggaggaggaggaggaggaggaaggtctgGCGAGGCGGCGGGGAAACGGCGACGGGGGCCGGGCCGAAAGGGCCCGACATGGCGGCGGGGGCAGctcccccccgcagcccccgggagTTCTCTTCCAACTGGAAGGCGCTGCAGGAG gtacTGAAACAAAAGGCCAAGAACTCCAGCGAGTCCATCTCTACGTGTCAAACATACACCAAAAAGAAGCATCCACTCAAAGCGGGAAAGAGCCAAGAAGTTCCAGCCATCAATGGGAACAGGAATGTGGTAAAGGCCAAATCCACAAATAAAATGGACAGTGGTTCTGCTAAAGACAATCCTCCTTTGGCTAAGCCAAAATCCAAGAGGGTTGCAATGGATACGAATTTAAATGGCACCAAAAGCGACAGAAAaggctgcaaggaaaaaaagaaaaacggcaatattttaaaggagaaagatgATATAAAACATaagaggaggaaagctgaagAACATGTGGAGCAGCAACCCAAAGA GGCTGAAATCTGGTTTGATGATGTTGACCCAAAAGATATCGAAGCCGCAATAGGACCTGAAGCAGCAAAAATTGCTAGAAGAAATCTGGGACTTGAAACGGGCCAATCCAAACAGTCTGTGGAGCAGGTGCTGGTTAAAGAAAAGGCTTCTGAAGG GCTGACACGAGCAGTAGCCATGGACTGTGAGATGGTGGGAGTGGGACCCAAGGGTGAAGACAGTATTGTGGCTCGTGTGTCCATCGTGAACCAATTTGGAAAGTGCGTTTATGACAAGTATGTCAAGCCTACAGAAGAGGTGACTGATTACAGAACAGCTGTTAGTGGCATACGCCCTGAGAATATAAATACAG GTGaagattttaaaacagttcaGAAGGAGGTCGCCGACATCTTGAATGGAAGGATTTTAGTTGGGCATGCTTTACGCAATGATCTAAAG gTCCTATTTCTTGATCATCCTCAGAAGAAGATACGTGACACACAGAGATACAAGCCTTTCAGACAGAGAGTCAAG AATGCACGGCCATCATTGAAACTGCTCTGTGAGAGACTGCTAAATGTTCAAGTGCAGACATCAGAGCACTGCTCG